A genomic region of Armatimonadota bacterium contains the following coding sequences:
- a CDS encoding sialate O-acetylesterase, producing MKYGAFLRTATALFLAAAAARAEVTLSTLFSDHMVLQRGKPVPVYGTASPGERITVSFNGRSVSASADAQGTWQVNLAAMRANPKGRRLTVAGTNSIIIDDVLVGDVWLCSGQSNMDMRLGGCNRPTDIAGADYPGIRQFNVPLVSSGVPLKTIRGHWTVCTPAAASGFSATAFYFARRIYEDQKAGVPIGLLVSTVGGTRIDVWLAPEGVTDIPVLSPLYSQKVLPWGPFSLFNGMIYPLAPYGIKGAIWYQGENTEVTKQSADSYFLKMKALVQGWKRLWGMDDFAFYYVMIANWGSLPPGSTPETTPLGGWDADTRLQQTNAMALPHAGMASAIDIGESDDWHPKDKMDVGDRLALWALKNDYGRASLVTSGPVIKSVAVSGSTVVCSFRDAGGGLIVGSKPPYRATQETPGGPLNRFVIAGADGVWYPATAGIAGNTVVVSSPSVTAPRKVSYAFWQNPLGCNLYNREGLPAAPFYVDDVTKRCKITASSGPGGTISPSGTSVLLPRTTALYNIRPKAGYFIRDVRVDGVSEGSLRDYTFDPVYADHTIAATFSRKAPAYTITATSTGGGTLSPTGTVKALQGQSTAFRIVGNRENLVDVTVDGAPMGRRSGVTFTDVRANHTISAAFSVTIKATAGYGGTISPDGVVPVKYNASTTFTFAPIPGYSILNVKVDGEDVGASATHGFLNVKSPHTIAVTFKGPGGAGSVPRTDDLLFACRGDSLSSGGAASWPVDVPAGQTLAPIGAPTVDAIDGHKYASMRFEEGDGFTVGKYTSPIACNGASIVVVAKPIRNGAAAGWTSIVDVFYDRLILGIRNDSGLVCVRRNGSTDDSSAAIPSGQITILSLIVQPDGTYKAYANGTEIMSNTAPSPMTSLVPGVAGPYADSITIGRNAPDAWTAFNGDIGDVYLYKAALTDVERRQLEAYLANKLSAEPANRDPSRTGRQRG from the coding sequence GTGAAATACGGCGCATTTCTCCGGACAGCGACAGCCTTGTTCCTGGCGGCAGCCGCCGCGAGAGCGGAGGTCACCCTGTCCACCCTGTTCAGCGATCATATGGTCCTGCAGCGCGGCAAGCCCGTCCCGGTCTACGGGACCGCGTCACCAGGCGAGCGCATCACCGTGTCCTTCAACGGCAGGTCGGTTTCGGCATCGGCCGACGCCCAGGGCACGTGGCAAGTGAACCTTGCGGCGATGCGAGCGAACCCGAAGGGGCGTCGCCTCACTGTTGCCGGGACGAACTCCATCATCATCGACGACGTCCTGGTCGGCGACGTCTGGCTTTGCAGCGGGCAGTCCAATATGGACATGCGGCTTGGCGGGTGCAACCGGCCTACCGACATCGCCGGGGCGGACTACCCGGGCATCCGGCAGTTCAATGTGCCACTGGTGTCATCCGGGGTTCCGCTGAAGACCATTCGGGGACACTGGACCGTGTGCACACCGGCCGCCGCCAGCGGCTTCTCAGCCACCGCTTTCTACTTCGCCCGGAGAATCTACGAGGATCAGAAAGCCGGTGTTCCGATCGGGCTTCTGGTGTCAACCGTTGGCGGCACACGCATCGATGTCTGGCTTGCCCCCGAAGGCGTGACGGACATCCCGGTGCTGAGTCCCCTGTACAGCCAGAAGGTTTTGCCGTGGGGCCCTTTCTCCCTCTTCAACGGCATGATCTACCCCTTGGCGCCCTACGGCATCAAGGGCGCGATCTGGTATCAGGGCGAGAACACCGAGGTCACGAAGCAATCCGCCGACAGCTATTTCCTGAAGATGAAGGCGCTCGTCCAGGGCTGGAAGCGCCTCTGGGGCATGGACGACTTCGCCTTCTACTACGTGATGATCGCCAACTGGGGGTCGCTTCCGCCGGGCAGTACGCCGGAGACGACGCCGTTGGGCGGTTGGGACGCCGATACACGGCTCCAGCAGACCAACGCGATGGCGCTTCCTCACGCAGGGATGGCGTCGGCCATCGACATCGGCGAATCGGACGATTGGCATCCGAAAGACAAAATGGACGTCGGCGACCGCCTGGCGCTCTGGGCGCTGAAGAACGACTACGGGCGCGCCTCGCTGGTCACGAGCGGGCCCGTCATCAAGTCGGTCGCTGTGTCCGGGTCAACGGTTGTCTGCTCGTTCCGAGACGCGGGAGGCGGGTTGATTGTCGGCTCCAAACCCCCATACAGAGCGACTCAGGAAACCCCCGGCGGCCCGTTGAACCGGTTTGTGATCGCAGGGGCGGACGGCGTGTGGTATCCGGCCACAGCGGGCATCGCCGGCAACACAGTGGTCGTTTCCTCACCGTCCGTTACCGCTCCGCGCAAAGTGTCGTACGCTTTCTGGCAGAACCCGTTGGGCTGCAATCTCTACAACAGGGAGGGCCTTCCGGCCGCGCCATTTTACGTTGACGACGTGACCAAACGCTGCAAAATCACCGCTTCATCCGGACCGGGTGGAACCATCAGCCCATCTGGAACGAGCGTGCTTCTGCCGCGCACGACCGCCCTCTACAACATCCGACCAAAAGCGGGGTACTTCATTCGGGATGTGAGAGTTGACGGCGTATCGGAGGGCTCCCTAAGGGATTACACGTTTGATCCGGTCTACGCGGACCACACCATAGCGGCAACGTTCAGCAGAAAGGCGCCGGCCTATACAATCACCGCCACGTCAACCGGGGGAGGCACCCTGAGTCCCACTGGAACCGTCAAGGCTTTGCAGGGTCAATCGACGGCGTTCAGGATTGTGGGGAACCGTGAGAACCTTGTCGACGTGACCGTTGACGGGGCGCCGATGGGCCGGCGGTCTGGCGTGACGTTCACCGACGTCAGGGCCAACCACACTATTTCGGCGGCCTTTTCGGTCACCATCAAAGCGACCGCCGGCTACGGAGGAACGATCTCCCCCGACGGCGTGGTGCCCGTGAAGTACAACGCGAGCACGACCTTCACTTTCGCCCCGATCCCCGGATACTCGATCCTGAATGTGAAGGTTGACGGCGAGGACGTGGGTGCAAGCGCCACACATGGCTTTCTCAATGTGAAATCGCCTCACACAATCGCCGTGACGTTCAAAGGGCCGGGCGGTGCGGGAAGCGTGCCGCGAACCGACGATTTACTCTTCGCGTGCCGCGGCGATTCGCTGTCCTCAGGCGGCGCTGCCTCGTGGCCGGTAGACGTTCCCGCCGGCCAAACGCTCGCCCCGATCGGGGCGCCAACGGTCGATGCCATCGACGGCCACAAGTACGCCTCGATGCGCTTTGAAGAGGGCGACGGCTTCACCGTAGGCAAGTACACTTCGCCGATAGCATGCAACGGCGCAAGCATCGTTGTGGTCGCGAAGCCGATTCGCAACGGCGCGGCGGCGGGGTGGACTTCCATAGTGGATGTTTTCTATGACCGGCTGATCCTCGGCATACGCAACGATTCAGGACTGGTGTGTGTCCGGCGCAACGGGAGCACGGATGACAGCAGCGCAGCCATCCCAAGCGGCCAGATCACGATCCTGAGCCTCATCGTACAGCCGGACGGAACGTACAAGGCGTACGCAAACGGCACGGAGATAATGTCGAACACCGCGCCCAGTCCCATGACCTCGCTCGTGCCGGGAGTTGCCGGCCCGTACGCCGACAGCATCACGATCGGGCGCAACGCGCCTGATGCCTGGACGGCGTTCAACGGTGACATCGGCGACGTGTATCTTTACAAGGCCGCGCTGACCGACGTGGAGCGCAGGCAACTTGAAGCATACCTGGCGAACAAACTCTCCGCCGAGCCGGCAAATCGGGATCCTTCCCGCACAGGGCGTCAACGAGGCTGA